One Salmo salar chromosome ssa01, Ssal_v3.1, whole genome shotgun sequence DNA window includes the following coding sequences:
- the pde6gb gene encoding phosphodiesterase 6G, cGMP-specific, rod, gamma, paralog b, with protein sequence MNLEVPKLEIKSATRVTGGPATPRKGPPKFKQRQTRQFKSKPPKKGIQGFGDDIPGMEGLGTDITVICPWEAFNHLELSELAKYGII encoded by the exons ATGAATCTCGAGGTCCCCAAGTTGGAGATCAAGTCTGCCACCCGTGTCACCGGGGGCCCTGCCACACCACGCAAGGGACCCCCTAAATTCAAGCAGAGACAGACTCGCCAGTTCAAGAGCAAGCCCCCCAAGAAGGGAATCCAGGG CTTTGGTGATGATATCCCTGGAATGGAGGGTTTAGGCACTG ACATCACAGTCATCTGCCCCTGGGAGGCCTTCAACCACCTGGAGCTTAGCGAGCTGGCCAAGTATGGTATCATCTAA